One Vicia villosa cultivar HV-30 ecotype Madison, WI linkage group LG5, Vvil1.0, whole genome shotgun sequence genomic window, CGCCAACAACGTTTCTTGACTCCCTTGTTCAATCAATGACTTTACAGGGTTAAAATTATGACATTAATAAATATGGAGAAGCAAATCAATGGTCTCAATCCAATACAAGGAAAAAGTGTTTGAATCTTAATGGAGGTCACATGCTCACATAATGATTTAATAATTCTAAAGAAAGCAATTGATTTGTTATATGAGTTGCTTCAAGGCTAATCGGGTGGAATAAAAGTTTCTACAAAATACTCTATGACATCCTAGTGACAATGAACATCAGTAAGTTCCCTATAAATGTACAATCTTATTTCGTTCTCCAACAAACTAATGTTTCTCCTTCCTAGCTACAAGAAGGCCAATAGAAGCCAGTCCCAATCTTAAGGCCAATAAAAAGTCAACATTTAATACATCTATACACAAACAGCAATTTAGTAATACTCGTGAAAAAAATGCACATATTAATCAAACCAACATTTCTTCTTAGTATATGTGAAAAGCATCAAATAAACTTATAAAAAGGGATGGAGAGTAATTTTTAagaaatgaaagtaaaactatTAAAAGAAAACTCTCTACAGACATAGATATTGTTTTAAGGGACAGACCTTTGGCGGTTTGCGCAGGGTATACATCATTGTCTTCAAGgataaaataaatgtattatcATTGTAATCCTTAGATCTCCTTTGCCCCTCCTCACTTTGAAAGGAATTAGCATATCCAGGCTCATTAAAAAAAGGTTTCTCATTCAGAATAAGAGCTTGTATCGAAACCAAGACTTGTAGCATGGTTGATTTATCCGGAATCCAGTTTTCGCTATTCTTACCGTGCCAAGTTCCCAAGAGACTAAGACACACTTTTCCACATTGATACAAATTTGGATTTAGCCTTAGGCCACCTGAGTGATAGTAAACTTTCTGCAGAAAATACGTTGACTTTATATTATACACAGCACAAGACACGTCTAAGAACACATGGAACATTAATGATACATACCGGTGGACCTGCAGGGTAGCCAGAAGGAAAGAAGCAGTCGAAAAAGAAAAGACCGTCATGGTATGGAGTGCCTTGAGGTCCAACGATGACAGCCCTAAGAAGCTCCATTTTAGATTCACAAACTCTCACAAAGATTGTTTCTGTACAACAAAAAGTAAAATATGAGATACATACTCCAGCAAAGATAATAGAAAATGAAACTAAATTGCCATAAGGTCAAATATCATGTTTCACTACAGACAGTGGTAAATGTTGGATCTTAAAAAAAGATGTTGAATGATGATTTAATTTAACTTCTCCCAAAAAGATTTTAAAGAATGCAAttattgattcttcaatattaaaactaaaaaaatataaggCGAATGAGAAGACACTTCCAAAATATGTCTGGAAAAAACCATGTCAGTAACACATAATAACGTGTAGATTAGCTATAATCATAATGTCTCTTGGGGGAAGGAGAGATAAGAGATAGTTTACCTGGCAAATTTTCCTCTAAAATTTTCCATTCTTCCTGGATTTTTTTTGCCCAATTCTTTGGTCGCTGTAAGTAACATATAATCAAGGGCTTGAAAATCTGTGTTGCAGATGCAACTAAGAAATTTTTTTTCAACATATATGTATCTCACCTGCGCATCTGAGACTGAAGCACCATCCTTATCATAGTGATGATCTGGAAAAGAATCAACAGTATCAAATGACTTAAATTGACGAAATTTTTGCATGACAGTATCCGTGGAttcatctactttttctttcGAACTGGACTCTGAATGGACATGAGCAACAGCCGGCTTGCATTCGCTAGAAGAAATATCCTTCAACCAAGGTAGTGAAGCTTCTACCCCAGGAGGCAAATCCACATTGTCGAATTGATCCTGCATGAGTGAATAGTCATCTTCATAGATGTCATCATCATCATAAAAATCAGATCCATAATCAGGATCTTCAagtgcatcatcatcatcaatcatatcCTCATCATCGTCATGACATGAAATATCAGAACCGGAACCATTTGAATTCTTATTCAGTGATATCGAGGTCAAACTCTTGAAGGGGTCACCACTACCAGATGATTCCCCTACACTCATGGAATTTCCATGATCACTGACCAAAGCATCCTGGCAAAATAAAACAGATAAAAAAAAGTCAAGACCCTCGTAAAGCTTTCAAGATCATGTTAAGCATATGAATTCATTCTGCACTGAAAAATCATGATAACTTAGTAGTTTTTTACTTCTACACTCTGACCTTATTTCAACTTATTCATTGAATGGCACCCTTTCCTAATATATTATTCGCTATATCCAAACAATGGCTTACTAAATTTGAAGTTTGGTGACATTGGAAATTATACTATCACTAATAACATAAGTTTAAAAATCGACGATCCCTATTCCTTGAAGTAACTCAGCTGAATAAATGTACAATATCAATTTCCACTGTTTTGATAACAAAAATTGTGTTTCTAATTTTCATCATAAAATGCCAAGATAGAATTTTAGTAACATTTTAAGAATTGTGCATAAAATACTGCTCTGCAATTATTCATGAACCAaacatattataatatataaaaatgccCCTTAAATTATGCATAATATTAAtaaccctaaccctaaccctaaaacACGAAAActaaatcataagaatcaaacCAGTAAAACAAGCCAATTCTTCAAAAGGTAAgaagaaaacacacaagttaacGAAATTGAAACGATCAAGATATCAAAACACGAAGAGAtgaaaatcaaacaaacaaagcaTGAAAGCAGGGAAATTGACCGATCATAAAACCCTGAAAAATCGTGATTGAGAGAAAAGCAGTTACGAAATCAGAAAAATAAAAACGAAAGGGAAAGAAGGGTTACCTGTTCCTCTTGTTTTCGTTTCTTCACCCCGGAATTGGGAGCGTCGGCATGAAGATCCATAGGAAGGAAGCAGAGAATGAACCCAAATACACAGAGACTCTTCCACTCCCAATTCTTCAGAGCATAATAATCACACACAAATTATTACTCCTTAAATCACTTGTTAGGTATCTTATTACTATTATATATAATACCTCTAAATACACCTTATTGTTTTTTAACCTAAAATAATTCGGATTAAAATTGGGATTAATTTAAGGAAATTTCTTTGGTACCCTTAGACCTCTGTTTCCCtttagtgaaattattttaaaattttaatttattttaaaataaaaataaataaataaatgacataaatattatttcaTCAGATATAGACATGGCAATAAAATTCATACCCGCGGGTATCCACCCGAAGTTcacggggaaaacccgctttgactgggtttgggttcgggtttgagTTTTTCCCGATTACAAAATATGGGGATGGGTCGCGTAATGGGATACTAATACCCACCCGAACCCGTCCCGtttatttcattatatatattattatttgtatttgataatttatattattaaatatgtggctaatgttttGATAATATgatttcttatttattatttaagatatttgaaatatatgtgtgaaattttttgagattgttttattttattatttataatataatttgattttggaaaaaaataatattttcattaaaaaaagctaattttactaaatggatTGTGGCGGGCTCACCTTACAAAAAAGTGAGGACGGGAGAGACCAACAGAcatttaacattttatttcttaaaaattataaaatcatataaaaaaaatacatgtcTGAAGAAAATAGAGCGAGACGAAACAAACACATTAAATAATACGAGGCTAAAACTTTGATCGTCCTGAAAAATAATTGGAGCAAAACAAGCATGTTTGGAGCGTTGGCCCGTTTTGTCACCCCAATTCT contains:
- the LOC131602943 gene encoding putative ubiquitin-conjugating enzyme E2 38, whose amino-acid sequence is MDLHADAPNSGVKKRKQEEQDALVSDHGNSMSVGESSGSGDPFKSLTSISLNKNSNGSGSDISCHDDDEDMIDDDDALEDPDYGSDFYDDDDIYEDDYSLMQDQFDNVDLPPGVEASLPWLKDISSSECKPAVAHVHSESSSKEKVDESTDTVMQKFRQFKSFDTVDSFPDHHYDKDGASVSDAQRPKNWAKKIQEEWKILEENLPETIFVRVCESKMELLRAVIVGPQGTPYHDGLFFFDCFFPSGYPAGPPKVYYHSGGLRLNPNLYQCGKVCLSLLGTWHGKNSENWIPDKSTMLQVLVSIQALILNEKPFFNEPGYANSFQSEEGQRRSKDYNDNTFILSLKTMMYTLRKPPKHFEDFVAGHFRQRGVDILKACKSYAEGGPVGSVLHNAAASNIRVSASGKTQKEFQLTVSRMMNTLVAFFSKNGSTNCEEYRSLEIYNLSAAATANLEVFKIESSGSTTLTQV